In a genomic window of Venatoribacter cucullus:
- a CDS encoding CmpA/NrtA family ABC transporter substrate-binding protein: MSQDNHANLSRRTLLKGMAAAAGTSMLPAMLSASRVHAGNGKPETTKAKLGFIALTDAAPLFVALEKGLFAKHGMPEVEVLKQSSWGTTRDNLVLGSARGGIDGGHILTPMPYLMTAGINSEPVAMSILARLNLNGQCISVGNEYKDLNVGVDTSEFAKALAAKRASGKEIRAAMTFPGGTHDLWIRYWLAAGGIDPDRNISTIVVPPAQMVANMKVGSMDTFCVCEPWNHQLINQGIGYTANTTGELWNDHPEKAFALRSDYVAANPNAAKALLMAIMEAQIFCEQPENKEEIAAICAKRRWINAPVNDIVDRMKGNFDYGTGKVINNHPQQMRYWSHQASYPFQSHDLWFLVENQRWGTIPLDYDLHALIAKVNREDIWRDAAATLGIDKADIPAGVTRGKERFFDGVEFDPANPQAYLQQLKIRRV, encoded by the coding sequence ATGAGCCAAGACAACCACGCCAACCTCAGTCGCCGTACGCTGTTAAAAGGCATGGCCGCCGCTGCCGGTACCAGCATGCTGCCGGCAATGCTGAGCGCCAGCCGTGTCCACGCCGGCAACGGCAAACCAGAAACCACCAAAGCCAAGCTGGGCTTTATTGCCTTAACCGATGCCGCGCCGTTGTTTGTGGCGCTGGAAAAGGGCTTGTTCGCTAAGCACGGCATGCCCGAAGTGGAAGTGCTGAAGCAATCGTCCTGGGGCACCACCCGCGACAACCTGGTGCTGGGCTCTGCCCGTGGCGGTATTGATGGCGGCCATATTCTTACCCCCATGCCCTACCTGATGACCGCCGGCATTAACAGCGAGCCGGTGGCCATGAGCATTCTGGCGCGGCTGAACCTGAACGGTCAGTGCATTTCGGTGGGCAACGAATACAAAGACCTGAACGTGGGCGTGGACACCAGCGAATTTGCCAAAGCACTGGCGGCCAAACGCGCCTCCGGTAAAGAAATCCGCGCCGCCATGACCTTCCCGGGCGGCACCCACGACTTATGGATACGCTACTGGCTGGCCGCTGGCGGCATCGACCCCGACCGCAATATCTCCACCATCGTGGTACCACCGGCGCAGATGGTGGCCAATATGAAAGTAGGCAGCATGGATACGTTCTGTGTGTGTGAACCCTGGAACCACCAGCTCATTAACCAGGGCATTGGCTACACCGCCAACACCACCGGCGAGCTGTGGAATGACCACCCGGAAAAAGCCTTTGCCCTGCGTTCCGACTATGTGGCCGCCAACCCGAATGCTGCCAAAGCCCTGCTGATGGCCATTATGGAAGCGCAGATTTTCTGCGAGCAGCCGGAAAACAAAGAAGAAATCGCCGCCATCTGCGCCAAGCGCCGCTGGATCAACGCCCCGGTGAACGACATCGTGGATCGTATGAAAGGCAACTTTGATTACGGCACCGGCAAAGTCATTAACAACCACCCGCAGCAGATGCGTTACTGGAGCCATCAGGCGTCTTACCCCTTCCAGAGCCACGACCTGTGGTTCCTGGTGGAAAACCAGCGCTGGGGCACCATTCCGCTGGATTACGACCTGCACGCCTTAATTGCCAAGGTGAACCGCGAAGATATCTGGCGTGATGCCGCCGCCACGCTGGGCATTGATAAAGCGGATATTCCCGCCGGCGTAACCCGTGGCAAAGAACGCTTTTTCGATGGCGTGGAATTTGACCCCGCCAACCCGCAGGCCTACCTGCAACAACTGAAGATCCGCCGCGTATAA
- a CDS encoding S1 family peptidase produces MAAKLSPSEQLAYSTVRIECELQNGQSGTGTGFFFRFAESGGVHVPAIVTNKHVVAGAKKGRFIMTLSDRDGNPIQQSHHAFIFDNFEHMWIPHPEGSVDLCAMPIAPLLEAANKESKKLFYVSLDKSLTPSVAELEDMVLMEEITMVGYPNGIWDQVNNMPIFRRGITATHPNLDYNGKPEFLIDAACFPGSSGSPVFLYNQVGYATKSGGMTIGPGRIKLLGVLYAGPQHTVSGEVRVITIPTQNVPIAVSTIPNNLGMVIKASKLEAFETFFEGILENERNANKAIQPTQ; encoded by the coding sequence ATGGCAGCAAAGCTATCTCCTTCTGAACAACTCGCATACAGCACAGTAAGAATTGAGTGCGAGCTTCAGAATGGACAATCTGGAACGGGAACTGGTTTTTTCTTTCGCTTCGCAGAGAGTGGAGGTGTACATGTCCCAGCTATTGTCACAAACAAACACGTAGTAGCTGGCGCTAAAAAAGGTCGTTTTATAATGACTTTATCTGATAGGGATGGAAATCCAATCCAGCAAAGTCATCACGCATTTATTTTTGATAATTTTGAGCACATGTGGATTCCCCATCCAGAAGGCAGTGTTGACCTTTGTGCGATGCCAATAGCACCGCTTCTGGAAGCAGCAAACAAGGAATCAAAAAAGCTATTTTATGTGTCACTGGACAAGTCTTTAACTCCTAGTGTCGCCGAGTTAGAAGACATGGTCTTAATGGAAGAGATCACAATGGTTGGGTATCCAAATGGAATATGGGATCAAGTGAATAACATGCCGATTTTCCGTAGAGGAATCACTGCCACACACCCCAACCTTGATTACAACGGTAAACCAGAGTTTTTGATAGATGCAGCCTGCTTTCCTGGATCAAGCGGATCGCCAGTTTTTTTGTACAATCAAGTTGGGTACGCCACAAAATCTGGTGGAATGACTATAGGTCCAGGCAGAATTAAATTGCTGGGGGTTTTATATGCTGGACCACAACATACAGTTAGTGGCGAAGTTAGAGTTATAACGATACCTACCCAGAACGTGCCGATCGCGGTATCCACAATACCTAACAACTTGGGAATGGTGATCAAGGCATCCAAGCTAGAAGCTTTCGAAACTTTTTTTGAAGGAATTCTCGAGAACGAAAGGAACGCTAACAAGGCAATCCAGCCGACGCAGTGA
- a CDS encoding DUF1778 domain-containing protein: MAATLTSITINVDAETQDLLTKAAALAGMPSLNSFVLNAAIEKARQVIEREQVLTLSRADAVLLMDALDNSTTVNAKLKSAAERYENKTQ; this comes from the coding sequence ATGGCAGCCACTTTGACCAGTATCACCATTAACGTTGATGCAGAAACTCAGGATCTGCTCACCAAGGCAGCCGCGTTGGCCGGTATGCCCAGCCTCAACTCATTTGTTCTGAATGCGGCCATCGAAAAGGCCAGGCAGGTCATTGAGCGTGAGCAGGTTCTGACACTCAGCCGGGCGGATGCGGTATTGCTGATGGACGCGCTCGATAATTCAACGACTGTGAATGCAAAACTCAAATCAGCGGCTGAGCGTTACGAGAACAAAACGCAATGA
- a CDS encoding YgiQ family radical SAM protein: MNQPAQRQADAPHLFSYYPYWAECFGTAPFLPMSRAEMEQLGWDSCDVILVTGDAYVDHPSFGMAVLGRLLEKQGFRVGIIAQPDWNNPEEFKKLGKPNLYFGVTAGNMDSLINKYTADLKVRSDDAYTPNGEPGKRPDRAVIVYSQKCREVYKDVPIVIGGIEASLRRIAQYDYWSNQLRRSVIIDSGADVLLYGNAERALVELTHALAAGKTLDELKDLRGTTIVRDATPEGWTEIDSTRIDWPGRLDEIPNPYEMKDTASMSCSTNNDAGEADDVMPVKIIPLPLQRKIDHDESKTVIRLPSFEKVRNDSALYAHASRILHQESNPYNARPLIQKHGTKEVWVNPPPIPLETDEMDSVFGLFYQRVPHPSYGDAKIPAYDMIRFSVNIMRGCFGGCTFCSITEHEGRIIQNRSQESILNEIEDIRDKVPGFTGTISDLGGPTANMYFLRCKSDTILRSCRRLSCVFPGICKNLETSHKHTTELYRAARKIPGIKRIAIASGLRYDLAVQDPEYVRELVTHHVGGLLKIAPEHTEENVLSKMMKPGMGTYDNFKRMFDKFSKEAGKEQYLVPYFIAAHPGSENKDMMNLALWLKRQKMRVDQVQTFYPSPMSLATAMYHSERDPLHRMSYKSDKIYIPRDLNQRRVQKAFLRYHDAKNWPLLREELKAMGRTDLIGSGPNALVPAEETAMLKNSKRSGFKPAGKPGSKPVAARKPQPQGSKRPKR, encoded by the coding sequence ATGAACCAGCCCGCCCAACGCCAAGCCGATGCTCCGCATCTGTTTTCTTATTACCCTTATTGGGCCGAGTGTTTCGGCACGGCGCCGTTTCTGCCCATGTCGCGGGCGGAAATGGAACAGCTGGGCTGGGACAGCTGCGATGTGATTCTTGTTACCGGCGACGCCTATGTAGACCACCCCAGCTTCGGCATGGCGGTGCTGGGGCGCTTGCTGGAAAAGCAGGGCTTCCGTGTGGGCATTATTGCGCAGCCAGACTGGAACAACCCTGAAGAGTTTAAAAAGCTGGGCAAGCCGAACCTGTATTTCGGCGTGACCGCTGGCAACATGGACTCGCTGATCAACAAATACACCGCCGACCTGAAAGTGCGCAGCGACGACGCCTACACGCCGAACGGCGAGCCGGGCAAGCGCCCCGACCGCGCCGTAATTGTGTATTCGCAAAAATGCCGCGAAGTGTACAAAGACGTGCCCATTGTCATTGGTGGTATTGAAGCCAGCCTGCGCCGTATTGCCCAGTACGATTACTGGAGCAACCAGCTGCGCCGCTCGGTGATTATTGATTCCGGCGCCGATGTTCTGTTGTACGGCAACGCCGAGCGGGCCTTGGTAGAACTGACCCACGCGCTGGCCGCTGGTAAAACCCTGGACGAGTTAAAAGACCTGCGCGGCACCACCATTGTGCGTGACGCCACCCCGGAAGGCTGGACGGAAATTGACTCCACCCGCATCGACTGGCCGGGGCGGCTGGATGAAATTCCCAACCCCTATGAGATGAAAGATACCGCCAGCATGAGCTGCAGCACCAATAACGATGCTGGCGAAGCCGATGACGTGATGCCGGTAAAAATTATTCCGCTGCCGCTGCAACGCAAAATCGACCACGACGAAAGCAAAACCGTTATCCGCCTGCCGTCGTTTGAAAAAGTGCGCAACGACAGCGCCCTGTATGCTCATGCCTCGCGCATTCTGCACCAGGAATCCAACCCCTATAACGCGCGGCCGTTAATTCAGAAACACGGCACCAAAGAAGTGTGGGTAAACCCGCCACCGATTCCGCTGGAAACCGACGAAATGGATTCGGTATTTGGCCTGTTTTATCAGCGCGTACCGCACCCAAGCTACGGCGATGCCAAAATTCCCGCCTACGATATGATCCGTTTTTCGGTGAATATTATGCGCGGCTGTTTCGGCGGCTGTACCTTCTGTTCCATTACCGAGCACGAAGGCCGGATTATTCAGAACCGTTCGCAGGAATCCATCCTCAACGAAATTGAAGACATCCGCGATAAAGTACCGGGCTTTACCGGCACAATTTCCGATTTGGGCGGCCCGACCGCCAATATGTATTTCCTGCGCTGTAAGAGTGACACCATTCTGCGCAGCTGCCGGCGGTTGTCGTGCGTGTTTCCGGGCATCTGTAAAAACCTGGAAACCAGCCACAAGCACACCACCGAACTGTACCGTGCGGCGCGCAAAATTCCGGGTATTAAGCGCATTGCCATTGCTTCCGGCCTGCGTTACGACCTGGCCGTACAAGACCCGGAATACGTACGCGAACTGGTTACCCACCATGTCGGCGGCCTGCTGAAAATTGCCCCCGAGCACACTGAAGAAAACGTGCTCAGCAAAATGATGAAACCGGGCATGGGTACTTACGATAACTTCAAGCGCATGTTTGATAAGTTCTCGAAAGAAGCGGGTAAAGAACAATACCTGGTGCCGTATTTTATTGCCGCCCACCCGGGTTCAGAAAACAAAGACATGATGAACCTGGCGCTGTGGCTGAAACGCCAGAAAATGCGCGTCGACCAGGTGCAGACGTTCTACCCGTCGCCGATGTCGCTGGCCACCGCCATGTACCATTCCGAGCGCGATCCGCTGCACCGCATGAGCTATAAATCCGACAAGATTTATATTCCGCGTGACCTGAACCAGCGCCGCGTACAAAAAGCCTTTTTGCGTTATCACGACGCCAAAAACTGGCCGTTACTGCGCGAAGAACTGAAAGCCATGGGCCGCACCGATTTGATCGGCAGCGGCCCTAACGCCCTGGTGCCGGCGGAAGAGACCGCCATGCTGAAAAACAGCAAACGGTCGGGCTTTAAGCCGGCTGGTAAGCCGGGTAGTAAACCCGTAGCGGCGCGCAAGCCGCAGCCACAAGGGTCAAAGCGCCCGAAGCGCTGA
- a CDS encoding addiction module protein — translation MNLQKIEDQVLHLPKEERAHLIQRLVLSLESPSEEELKSDWLLEAKRRAAELDNGTVQAVSGEDVMRKARTLVK, via the coding sequence ATGAATCTCCAGAAAATTGAAGATCAAGTGCTTCATCTGCCCAAAGAAGAGAGAGCGCACCTGATCCAGCGACTGGTCCTGAGTCTGGAATCTCCGTCAGAGGAGGAGCTCAAGTCCGATTGGTTGCTTGAAGCAAAACGCAGAGCCGCAGAGCTCGACAATGGCACCGTTCAGGCTGTGTCTGGTGAAGATGTCATGAGGAAAGCCAGGACACTGGTCAAATGA
- the ntrB gene encoding nitrate ABC transporter permease yields the protein MTSRTLALPGLNGNGKLAAQLRRSGHWLLNHALPPLLTLVVLVGFWELLCSRPGVSLPAPSQVVADTWELIIEPFYDNGGNDKGMGWQILASLERVAYGYALAVIAGIGLGVLVGSSEWAMRGLDPIFQVLRTVPPLAWLPISLAAFQASAPSAIFVIFITAIWPIIINTSVGIRNIPQDYRNVAQVLRLNPLEFFVRITLPAAAPYIFSGLRIGVGLSWLAIVAAEMLIGGVGIGFFIWDAWNASRLSDIVLALVIVGLVGFALDRMVGAIGNLITRGTSA from the coding sequence ATGACTTCAAGAACCCTCGCTCTGCCGGGCCTGAACGGCAACGGCAAACTGGCGGCACAACTGCGCCGCAGCGGCCACTGGCTGCTTAACCATGCCCTGCCACCGCTGCTCACACTGGTGGTACTGGTCGGCTTCTGGGAACTGCTGTGTTCCCGCCCCGGTGTCAGCCTGCCGGCTCCGTCGCAGGTGGTTGCCGATACCTGGGAGCTGATTATTGAACCCTTTTACGACAACGGCGGTAACGACAAAGGCATGGGCTGGCAGATTCTCGCCAGCCTGGAACGGGTGGCCTATGGCTACGCGCTGGCGGTCATTGCCGGCATCGGTTTAGGCGTACTGGTGGGCAGTTCCGAATGGGCCATGCGCGGCCTCGACCCGATTTTTCAGGTGCTGCGTACCGTACCGCCACTGGCCTGGCTGCCGATTTCCCTGGCTGCTTTTCAGGCCAGTGCACCCTCGGCGATTTTCGTGATTTTTATCACCGCCATCTGGCCCATCATCATTAATACCTCGGTGGGTATCCGCAATATTCCGCAGGATTACCGCAACGTGGCGCAGGTATTACGCCTGAACCCGCTGGAGTTTTTCGTGCGCATTACCCTGCCCGCCGCTGCTCCCTACATTTTCTCGGGGTTGCGTATTGGGGTTGGCTTATCGTGGCTGGCCATTGTGGCGGCTGAAATGCTGATTGGTGGTGTCGGTATCGGCTTCTTTATCTGGGATGCCTGGAACGCCTCCCGTCTCAGCGACATCGTACTGGCACTGGTGATTGTGGGGTTGGTGGGCTTCGCCCTTGACCGCATGGTCGGTGCCATCGGCAATTTAATTACCCGCGGCACCAGTGCCTGA
- a CDS encoding ABC transporter ATP-binding protein: protein MTTANERYLQVQHVNKVFTRDNVSNQVLADVNLTVKRGEYISIIGHSGCGKSTLLNIVAGLSTATDGYVILDGKEVNEPGPDRSLVFQNHSLLPWLTVYENVALAVNKVCKHKNKKERHEWILHNLNLVGMSHAIERRPGEISGGMKQRVGIARALAMEPKLLLLDEPFGALDALTRAHLQDEVMRIQAELNNTVLMITHDVDEAVLLSDKIVMMTNGPKATIGEILEIDLPRPRSRIELANDPQYNHYRGEVLRFLYEKQQKVKPIASVKTAESKAAVAAG, encoded by the coding sequence ATGACAACAGCCAACGAACGTTACCTGCAGGTTCAGCACGTTAATAAAGTATTTACCCGCGACAACGTCAGCAATCAGGTGCTGGCCGACGTGAATCTTACGGTAAAACGCGGCGAATACATTTCCATTATCGGCCACTCCGGTTGTGGTAAATCTACCCTGCTCAATATTGTTGCCGGTTTAAGCACCGCCACCGATGGCTACGTAATTCTGGACGGTAAAGAGGTGAACGAGCCCGGCCCCGACCGCAGCCTGGTATTTCAGAACCACTCGCTGCTGCCCTGGCTTACGGTGTACGAAAACGTCGCCCTGGCGGTGAATAAAGTGTGCAAACACAAAAACAAAAAAGAGCGTCACGAATGGATTCTGCACAACCTCAACCTCGTTGGTATGTCGCACGCCATTGAGCGCCGCCCCGGTGAAATTTCTGGTGGTATGAAACAGCGGGTGGGCATTGCCCGCGCCCTGGCCATGGAGCCGAAATTATTGCTGCTGGACGAGCCCTTCGGTGCCCTTGATGCCCTCACCCGCGCCCACCTGCAGGATGAAGTGATGCGGATTCAGGCCGAACTGAATAACACCGTGTTAATGATCACCCACGATGTGGACGAGGCGGTACTGCTGTCGGACAAAATCGTGATGATGACCAACGGTCCGAAAGCCACCATTGGTGAAATTCTTGAGATCGACCTGCCGCGCCCGCGCAGCCGCATTGAGCTGGCCAATGATCCGCAGTACAACCACTACCGTGGCGAAGTATTGCGTTTCCTGTACGAAAAACAGCAAAAAGTAAAACCCATTGCCAGTGTAAAAACGGCCGAATCCAAAGCGGCCGTTGCCGCCGGCTGA
- a CDS encoding DUF3800 domain-containing protein, with protein MDKNSLKTHAILHFDESGFTGNNLLHKQQKIFCYASLECPHDEAKDFVEHIIRKYKIQNGEIKGGKLLKGARGKRAVDEIIQNFKGRFKVSVSDKKYALAGKFFEYIFEPAIANVNSIFYNINFHRFISNMLHVELSVRGAMAEEIFEDFEKLMRTGDFEGLKALFSTSKDEGISPVLEQICDFAIHNKDSVMQELDGYAGEGAGKWVLDLTNTALFSLLAEWGQEYDQLTAYCDQSKPLSEDQEIFNVMINREDKKFTHVAGIDSPITFNLKEPLNLVDSKIIHGVQLADAIAGAFAYACDRENQDEYAEKWRAMIEEHVIFGSVFPDYDHLDLNKLEVQRNAVLLQELADRSKNGISLTEDIAEYIQFITIALRETPLELQT; from the coding sequence GTGGATAAAAATAGCTTGAAAACTCATGCAATTTTACATTTCGATGAGTCTGGCTTTACCGGTAATAATCTATTACACAAGCAACAGAAAATATTTTGTTATGCATCTTTAGAATGCCCTCATGATGAAGCAAAAGATTTCGTTGAGCACATCATTCGTAAGTACAAAATTCAAAACGGCGAAATCAAGGGCGGCAAATTATTAAAAGGGGCTCGCGGAAAGCGAGCTGTTGATGAAATAATTCAAAATTTTAAAGGCCGATTCAAAGTTTCAGTTTCCGATAAAAAGTACGCGTTAGCGGGTAAGTTTTTTGAGTATATATTTGAGCCTGCAATCGCGAACGTCAATTCAATATTTTATAACATTAACTTTCATCGCTTCATTAGCAACATGCTTCATGTTGAACTATCTGTCAGAGGAGCAATGGCTGAAGAAATATTTGAAGATTTCGAAAAACTGATGAGGACGGGAGATTTTGAGGGGTTAAAGGCGCTTTTTTCAACTTCGAAAGATGAAGGAATATCTCCAGTTTTAGAGCAAATTTGTGACTTTGCCATACACAATAAAGATTCCGTGATGCAAGAGCTAGATGGTTATGCTGGTGAAGGTGCAGGGAAATGGGTTCTAGATTTGACTAACACTGCTTTATTCAGCCTCTTGGCTGAATGGGGGCAGGAATATGATCAATTAACTGCTTACTGTGACCAATCTAAGCCATTGAGCGAAGATCAAGAAATCTTCAATGTCATGATTAATCGAGAGGATAAAAAATTCACGCATGTTGCAGGGATTGATTCACCTATAACGTTCAACTTAAAAGAGCCGCTTAATTTAGTTGACTCTAAGATCATTCATGGAGTTCAGCTTGCTGACGCAATAGCAGGTGCATTCGCCTATGCTTGCGACAGGGAAAATCAAGACGAGTACGCCGAAAAATGGCGCGCCATGATTGAAGAGCATGTAATTTTCGGTAGTGTTTTTCCTGACTATGATCATCTGGATTTGAATAAGCTAGAGGTTCAAAGAAATGCGGTTTTGCTGCAAGAATTGGCAGACCGTAGTAAAAATGGCATCAGTCTAACCGAAGATATTGCTGAATATATTCAATTTATCACTATAGCGCTAAGAGAAACTCCGCTTGAACTACAGACATAA
- the ald gene encoding alanine dehydrogenase yields the protein MRIGVPKEVKNHEYRVGLSPASVAVLVQQGHDVWVQQHAGTAIGFIDDDYRAAGAQLATDAAAVFHAAELIVKVKEPQPQELAFIQPQHTLFTYLHLAPDPHLTQALLRSGCTAIAYETVTDAQGRLPLLAPMSEIAGRIAVQAGAHCLEMASGGRGVLLAGAPGVPAADVLVLGGGVVGRNAAAIAVGMGARVTVLDTSLSALRELDAHYGNRIHTRVSTPAVLDELLPQCDLLIGAVLVPGAAAPKLVQRAHLARMRRGAVIVDVAIDQGGCVESARPTSHSEPTYVEDGVVHYCVTNMPGAVARTSTLALNNATLPFVERLAGQGIVPALREHAGLRAGLNIARGQLTNAQVASSQGLQAVDGLALLNR from the coding sequence ATGCGTATCGGTGTCCCCAAAGAAGTTAAGAATCACGAATACCGCGTCGGGCTGTCGCCCGCCAGTGTCGCAGTGCTGGTGCAGCAGGGTCATGATGTGTGGGTGCAGCAGCACGCCGGCACGGCCATTGGTTTCATCGATGACGATTATCGCGCCGCCGGTGCGCAGCTGGCGACCGATGCGGCGGCGGTGTTTCATGCCGCCGAACTCATTGTGAAGGTGAAAGAACCGCAGCCGCAGGAGCTGGCGTTTATTCAGCCGCAGCACACATTATTTACCTATCTGCATCTGGCACCCGACCCGCATTTAACCCAGGCATTATTGCGCAGCGGTTGCACGGCCATTGCCTACGAAACCGTGACCGATGCGCAGGGGCGTTTGCCGTTGCTGGCGCCCATGTCGGAAATTGCCGGGCGCATTGCGGTGCAGGCCGGTGCGCATTGTCTGGAAATGGCATCCGGTGGGCGCGGGGTGTTGCTGGCCGGTGCGCCGGGTGTGCCGGCGGCCGATGTATTGGTGCTGGGCGGCGGTGTGGTGGGGCGTAATGCGGCGGCCATTGCCGTGGGCATGGGCGCGCGCGTCACGGTGCTGGATACCAGCCTGAGCGCATTGCGTGAGCTGGATGCGCACTACGGCAATCGTATTCACACGCGGGTATCCACGCCGGCGGTGCTGGATGAACTGCTGCCGCAGTGCGATCTGCTGATTGGTGCGGTGCTGGTGCCGGGAGCGGCCGCGCCGAAACTGGTGCAGCGTGCGCATTTAGCGCGTATGCGCCGGGGCGCGGTGATTGTGGATGTGGCCATCGATCAGGGCGGCTGCGTGGAAAGTGCGCGGCCCACCTCGCACAGCGAGCCCACCTATGTGGAAGACGGTGTGGTGCATTATTGCGTCACCAATATGCCGGGCGCGGTGGCGCGCACCAGCACACTGGCGCTGAACAATGCCACCTTGCCGTTTGTGGAGCGTCTGGCCGGGCAGGGGATTGTGCCGGCGTTGCGCGAGCACGCGGGGTTACGCGCCGGGCTGAATATTGCACGCGGGCAGCTCACCAATGCGCAGGTTGCCAGCAGTCAGGGATTGCAGGCGGTGGATGGTCTGGCGTTGCTGAATCGCTGA